The proteins below come from a single Zea mays cultivar B73 chromosome 8, Zm-B73-REFERENCE-NAM-5.0, whole genome shotgun sequence genomic window:
- the LOC100284322 gene encoding uncharacterized LOC100284322 yields MSSPPPASPMAAENEACDWAEMPSDALAAVFAKLDVAEILSGAGLVCRSWRRLAASDPTLWRRVDMCYQGDQLQTEEVEAMARAAVDRSAGTMEAFCAETFVNDDLLRYISQRAPSLKSLHLCLCHYVTNQGFAEAVNCFPQLEELDITFCSLYGIVCETAGRACPQLKCFRLNERWSILQSEFAPYEGMDDDTEALGIASTMPGLQELQLIGNNLTNDGLVAILDRCPRLESLDIRQCYNIQMDDALRSKCARIRYLKLPHDSISDFKYRAYIVSSIANSGSDFEVDMYDDLLDVVTEDDDADFDDMDDFDDTVSDGGMYDDDLDI; encoded by the exons atgtcctcgccgccgccggctTCGCCCATGGCCGCCGAGAACGAGGCctgcgactgggcggagatgccgtcGGACGCGCTCGCGGCCGTGTTCGCGAAGCTGGACGTGGCCGAGATCCTGTCCGGCGCCGGGCTGGTCTGCCGCTCGTGGCGCCGTCTCGCGGCCTCGGACCCTACGCTGTGGCGCCGCGTCGACATGTGCTACCAGGGGGACCAGCTGCAGACCGAGGAGGTCGAGGCCATGGCGCGCGCCGCGGTCGACCGCTCCGCGGGCACCATGGAGGCGTTCTGTGccgagaccttcgtcaacgacgACCTGCTCCGCTACATCTCTCAGAG GGCCCCCTCATTGAAGAGCCTCCATCTCTGCCTGTGCCATTACGTCACTAATCAAGGTTTTGCAGAGGCAGTTAATTGCTTCCCTCAGCTCGAGGAGCTAGACATTACATTCTGCTCATTGTATGGCATCGTGTGTGAGACTGCTGGGAGAGCCTGCCCGCAGCTTAAATGCTTCAGGTTGAATGAGCGCTGGTCTATTCTTCAAAGCGAGTTTGCACCCTACGAGGGCATGGATGATGACACGGAAGCATTAGGGATCGCTAGCACCATGCCTGGGCTCCAAGAACTTCAGTTGATCGGTAACAACCTGACCAACGACGGACTCGTGGCAATCCTTGACCGTTGCCCTCGCCTTGAATCCCTTGACATTCGCCAATGCTACAACATACAGATGGACGACGCGCTGAGATCGAAATGCGCTAGGATACGATATCTGAAGCTTCCTCACGACTCCATCTCCGACTTCAAGTATCGGGCTTACATCGTCAGCAGCATAGCCAACTCGGGCTCTGATTTTGAGGTTGATATGTATGATGATCTGCTGGATGTGGTCACTGAAGATGATGATGCTGATTTCGATGACATGGATGATTTCGATGATACAGTCTCAGATGGAGGCATGTACGATGATGACTTGGATATCTGA